In Nocardioides daphniae, the DNA window TGGCAGCCGTGTCGACCAGGGTGCCGCCGGCCTCGTGGAAGGCGACCAGCTGGTCGCGGGCCTCGTGCTCGTCGGTGTCCCGCCCCCAGGTCATGGTGCCGAGGCCGAGACGGGAGACACGAAGGCCGGTACGTCCGACGGTGCGCTGCTGCATGGCGCACAGGTTAGCCAGCGTGACCCACGCCGCCACGCACGGCTCGCCGCAACCATGGCCGGGGAGGCGGCCGGGGAGCGCCCGCCGTGCCCCTAGGCTGTGGCCCCATGTGGGATCTGCTGAAGGCCGTCGTGCTCGGAACGCTGCAAGGGCTGACCGAGTTCCTCCCGATCTCGAGCAGCGCGCACCTGCGCATCTTCCCCGAGTGGTTCGGTTGGGGCGACCCGGGGGCCGCCTTCACCGCGGTCGTCCAGATCGGCACCGAGCTCGCCGTGCTGATCTACTTCCGCAAGGACATCTGGAACATCGGGTCGACCTGGGTCAAGGCGATCTTCAAGCCCGAGCTCCGCGGCACCCACGAGGCCCGGATGGGCTGGTTCATCATCTTCGGGTCGCTCCCGATCGTCGTGCTCGGCATCGCGCTCAAGGACATCATCGAGAGCGAGTTCCGCAACCTGTGGATCGTGGCCGCGATGCTGGTCGTGATGGGTGTCGTCCTGGGCATCGCCGACCGGGTCGGCCGCAACGAGCGCCGCACCGAGCAGATCCAGATGAAGGACGCGATGCTCATGGGCCTGGCCCAGGCGATGGCGCTGGTGCCGGGCGTCTCCCGCTCCGGCGCGACGATCTCGATGGGTCGCTTCCTCGGCCTGGAGCGCGAGGCGGCCACGCGCTTCGCCTTCCTGCTGGCCATCCCGGCCGTCGTCGGCGCCGGCCTCTTCACGCTGCCCGACATCCCCAACGGCGACAACACCTACGGCTGGGGCCCGACCCTGGTCGCCACGGTGGTCTCGTTCGTCGTGGCTACGCCGCCATCGCGTGGCTGCTGCGCTACGTCTCGACGCGCTCCTACACGCCGTTCGTGATCTACCGGATCGCGCTCGGCCTGCTGACGATGGGGCTGCTGACCGCCGGCGTGCTGGCGGCCTGAGCCGGCTCCCGCCCGTCAGAGCCAGTTGGAGCGCTTGAACGCCGCGTACAGCACCGAGACGACGACCACCATGACGCCCAGCGCCAAGGGGTAGCCGAAGGTCCAGGAGAGCTCGGGCATGTGCGTGAAGTTCATCCCGTAGATACCGGCGATCAGCGTCGGCACCACGACCAGGGCAGCCGCCGCCGAGATCTTGCGCATGTCCTCGTTCTGCTGCATCGAGATCCTGGCCACGTGGGCGTCGAAGACGCTGGTCAGCATGGCGTCCAACGAGTCGACCGCCTCGTTGAGCCGGTGCAGCCGCTCGCCCAGCACCCGGAAGGCGGCGTCCTGGTCGGCCTCGGCATGGGCGAAGCGCTCCAGCGGGCCGACCAGCGGGGTGACGGCACGACGTACCTCCGCCACCTCGCGCTTGAGCAGGTAGATCCGCTCCGCGTCCGAGGTGGAGGTGGTCGAGAAGACCGACGCCTCGACCTCCTCCACGTCGACGAAGAGCTCGCTGGTCACCTCCTCGTAGCCGTCGACCACCCAGCGGCAGAGGGCTGCGACGGCGGCACGGCCGGTGTCGCCACCGTCTGGCGGGCGGTGTGCCGGGTGGCGTGGGTCGGCGGGCGGTGCAGCGAGACCACCACGTCACCCCGGATGAAGACGTCGAGCTGCCCGGTCTCCACCGCGTCGGTGGGGTCGTCGTACTGCAGCGTCCGCAGGGTCAAGCGCTGTACGCCCGACTCACCGCTCAGGGCGGGCTGCCGGGCGCCGCTGTGCTCGACCAGTCGTTCGGGGGTGGTGCCGAGCACCCGGGCGGCCTCGACCACGTCGGCCGCGTCGGGGGACTCGATCGCCACCCACCGCGCCGACGAGCCGGAGGCCGTCTCCGGGTCGGCGGGCTGCCGGAGTCGGGACGCTCGTCGTCGGCGTCGGCGTCGTCGAAGGAGTCGTGTCGGATCACGGCGCCACGGTAGCGCCACTAGGCTTCAGCGCATGGCCACAGTGATCCTCGTGCGGCACGGCCGCTCGACCGCCAACTCCACGGGCGTGCTGGCCGGGCGGCTCCCCGGCGTCCTGCTCGACGCCACGGGGGAGGAGCAGGTGCGTCGTGTCGGCGAGCGCCTCTCGGTGGTCCCGTTGGTGCGGGCGGTCAGCAGCCCGCTCGAGCGCTGCGAGCAGACGGCCCGCGCGATCGTGGACGCCCAGACCTCTCCGCCCACCCTCCAGCACGACGAGCGCCTGACCGAGTGCGGCTACGGCGCCTGGCAGGGCCGCTCCCTCAAGGAGCTGGCCGGCGAGGACCTGTGGCGCACCGTGCAGCGTCACCCCTCCTACGCCGTCTTCCCGGAGGGGGAGTCGATCCAGGCCATGGCGGCCCGAGCCGTCGAGGCGATCCGCGCGATCGACGCCGACGTCGAGGCCGAGCACGGCGCCGGTGCCGTCTGGCTGGCGGTCAGTCACGGCGACGTCATCAAGTCGATCCTGGCCGACGCCCACGGCACGCACCTCGACCACTTCCAGCGGATCATCGTCGACCCCGCGTCGGTCAGCATCGTGCGCTTCACCGCCGACCGGCCCTACGTGGTCGCCACCAACACCCACGCCGGCGACCTCTCCTGGCTGCGCCCGGGACAGGGCGAGGAGACCTCGGTCGACGCCGTCCCCGGCGGAGGCGCCGGCCCGTCCACGTCAACCCACCCCGCCTAGGCTGGCCCCATGCCCCTCGTGCACTCCTTCGATCCCCCCGAGCGCTTCGTCACCGGAACCGTGGGCGAGCCCGGACACCGGACGTTCTTCCTCCAGGCGCGTGCGGTCGACAAGGTCGTCACGGTCTCGCTGGAGAAGCAGCAAGTCGCGGTGCTGGTCGAGCGCCTCGACGAGCTGCTCGACGAGCTGATGCGGGTCCCCGGCAACGAGACGGTGATCCCGGCCATCACGCCCTTCGACCTCCAGGACTCGGCCCCGCTGGAGCAGCCGATCGTGGAGGAGTTCCGGGTCGGCACCATGGCGCTGTCGTGGGACCCGGTCGACCAGCGCGTCGTGCTCGAGGCCTTCCCCGTCGACACCGCCGAGCCGTCCGACGAGGAGGACGACAGCGAGCCCGAGGAGCTCCTCCTCGTCCGCATGACCGGAGCCCTGGCCCGCGCCTTCTGCTCCCGCGCCCAGCAGGTGGTCGAGGCCGGACGCCCCGACTGCCCCTTCTGCGGCAACCCGGTCGACCCCGACGGTCACCTGTGCGTGCGCGCCAACGGCTTCAGGCGCCGGCAGTAGTGGAACCGGCGCCCTTCCCCGGCGTCCCCGGCGTGCCGGAGGGGACGCTGACCCTGCACGGCCGGGTCATGCCCGCCTCCAACGCCACCTTCGTCGGTGAGGTCGACGGCGTACGCGTGGTCTACAAGCCGATCAGCGGGGAGCGGCCGTTGTGGGACTTCCCCGACGGCTCCCTGGCCGGGCGCGAGGTCGCCAGTGCGCTGGTCTCCGAGGCGCTGGGGTGGCGGGTCGTCCCGCCGACGGTGCTGCGCGACGGTCCCCACGGGCCGGGGATGGTCCACTGGTGTGCGAGCCCGACCCCGGGCAGGAGGCGGTCGACCTGGTTGAGGCCGACGCCGTGCCCCAGGGCTACTGCCACGTCCTGGACGGGCTCGACGCCCTCGACCAGCCGGTGGCGCTGGTCCACGAACGCTCCGACGCGCTGCGGCGGATGGCCCTCTTCGACGTCGTCACCAACAACTCCGACCGCAAGGGCGGCCACGTCCTGGCGATGGCTGACGGCCACCGCTACGGCGTCGACCACGGACTCACGTTCCACACCGACCCCAAGCTGCGCACCGTGCTGTGGGGATGGGCGGGGGAGCCGGTCCCGGCCGACGACCTGACCCGCATCGCCCGTCTGGCCGACCAGCTGGAGGGCGAGCTCGGCGAGGAGCTGACCTTCCTGGTGACGGTCGACGAGGTCGCTGCAGCGGTCCGTCGGTGCCGCCGACTGGCCGAGGCCGGAGTCATGCCGGTGCCGGACGGACGGTGGCCTGCCATTCCCTGGCCACCCTTCTAGGTAGGCTTCGGGCCATGCGTGCATGGTCTGCCCCGGATGTCCCCGTCCTGCCGGTCCGTGGTCCCGAGGTGAGGATCCACGACACCGCGACCGGGCGACTGGTCACCAGCGTCCCCGAGAGCGGCGCGGCACGCCTCTACGTCTGCGGCATCACGCCCTACGACGCGACCCACATGGGCCACGCAGCCACGTACGTCGCCTTCGACCTGCTCAACCGCGCCTGGCGCAACGCCGGCCACGAGGTCACGTACGTCCAGAACGTCACCGACGTCGATGACCCGCTGCTCGAGCGCGCCGGCAAGGTCAAGGTCGACTGGGTCGAGCTGGCCGAGCGGGAGACCGAGCTCTTCCGCCAGGACATGCGGGCGCTGCGCGTGCTTCCCCCGGCGCACTACGTCGGTGCGGTGGAGTCGATCCCGCTGGTCATCGCCTACATCCAGCGCCTCCAGGAGGCCGGTGCCGTCTACGAGCTCGAGGGCGACCTCTACTTCTCCGTCGCGGCGGACACCTCCTTCGGCGGTGTCTCGCAGTACGACCGCGAGACCATGCTGACGATCTTCGGCGAGCGGGGCGGCGACCCCGAGCGCCCCGGCAAGCGGGACGCGCTCGACTGCGTGCTCTGGCTCGCGGCCCGTGAGGGGGAGCCCTCGTGGGACAGCCCGTGGGGCGCCGGTCGACCCGGCTGGCACGTCGAGTGCACGGCGATCGCCCAGGAGCACCTCGGCGGCGGCTTCGACGTCCAGGGCGGCGGCTCCGACCTGGTCTTCCCGCACCACGAGATGTGCGCGTCGCAGGCGCACGTCGCGCACGGCGAGTTCGCCCGGGCGTACGCCCACGTGGGCATGGTCGCCTACGACGGCGAGAAGATGTCGAAGTCCAAGGGCAACCTGGTCTTCGTCTCCCACCTGCGCAACAGCGACGTCGACCCGATGGCGATCCGCCTGGCCCTGCTGCGCCACCACTACCGCGACGACTGGGAGTGGCAGGACGCCGAGCTGTGGGACGCGGTCGACACCCTCGACCGCTGGCGCAAGGCGCTGTCGCTGGGGGCCGGAGCCGCTGCGGGCCCGGTGGTGGAGTCGGTGCTCGCCGCGCTCTCCGACGACCTCGACGCACCGAGCGCCGTGGCTGCCGTCGAGGCGTGGGTGGACGCCACCCTCGGCACCTCGGGCCTGGCCGACGCCAGTGACGCCGACGCCTCGCGCATCGTGCACCAGGTCCTCGACGCTGCGCTGGGCCT includes these proteins:
- a CDS encoding CorA family divalent cation transporter, with amino-acid sequence MTSELFVDVEEVEASVFSTTSTSDAERIYLLKREVAEVRRAVTPLVGPLERFAHAEADQDAAFRVLGERLHRLNEAVDSLDAMLTSVFDAHVARISMQQNEDMRKISAAAALVVVPTLIAGIYGMNFTHMPELSWTFGYPLALGVMVVVVSVLYAAFKRSNWL
- a CDS encoding DUF3090 family protein, which encodes MPLVHSFDPPERFVTGTVGEPGHRTFFLQARAVDKVVTVSLEKQQVAVLVERLDELLDELMRVPGNETVIPAITPFDLQDSAPLEQPIVEEFRVGTMALSWDPVDQRVVLEAFPVDTAEPSDEEDDSEPEELLLVRMTGALARAFCSRAQQVVEAGRPDCPFCGNPVDPDGHLCVRANGFRRRQ
- the mshC gene encoding cysteine--1-D-myo-inosityl 2-amino-2-deoxy-alpha-D-glucopyranoside ligase — its product is MRAWSAPDVPVLPVRGPEVRIHDTATGRLVTSVPESGAARLYVCGITPYDATHMGHAATYVAFDLLNRAWRNAGHEVTYVQNVTDVDDPLLERAGKVKVDWVELAERETELFRQDMRALRVLPPAHYVGAVESIPLVIAYIQRLQEAGAVYELEGDLYFSVAADTSFGGVSQYDRETMLTIFGERGGDPERPGKRDALDCVLWLAAREGEPSWDSPWGAGRPGWHVECTAIAQEHLGGGFDVQGGGSDLVFPHHEMCASQAHVAHGEFARAYAHVGMVAYDGEKMSKSKGNLVFVSHLRNSDVDPMAIRLALLRHHYRDDWEWQDAELWDAVDTLDRWRKALSLGAGAAAGPVVESVLAALSDDLDAPSAVAAVEAWVDATLGTSGLADASDADASRIVHQVLDAALGLSL
- a CDS encoding MSMEG_4193 family putative phosphomutase translates to MATVILVRHGRSTANSTGVLAGRLPGVLLDATGEEQVRRVGERLSVVPLVRAVSSPLERCEQTARAIVDAQTSPPTLQHDERLTECGYGAWQGRSLKELAGEDLWRTVQRHPSYAVFPEGESIQAMAARAVEAIRAIDADVEAEHGAGAVWLAVSHGDVIKSILADAHGTHLDHFQRIIVDPASVSIVRFTADRPYVVATNTHAGDLSWLRPGQGEETSVDAVPGGGAGPSTSTHPA
- a CDS encoding SCO1664 family protein; this translates as MCEPDPGQEAVDLVEADAVPQGYCHVLDGLDALDQPVALVHERSDALRRMALFDVVTNNSDRKGGHVLAMADGHRYGVDHGLTFHTDPKLRTVLWGWAGEPVPADDLTRIARLADQLEGELGEELTFLVTVDEVAAAVRRCRRLAEAGVMPVPDGRWPAIPWPPF
- the uppP gene encoding undecaprenyl-diphosphatase UppP; its protein translation is MWDLLKAVVLGTLQGLTEFLPISSSAHLRIFPEWFGWGDPGAAFTAVVQIGTELAVLIYFRKDIWNIGSTWVKAIFKPELRGTHEARMGWFIIFGSLPIVVLGIALKDIIESEFRNLWIVAAMLVVMGVVLGIADRVGRNERRTEQIQMKDAMLMGLAQAMALVPGVSRSGATISMGRFLGLEREAATRFAFLLAIPAVVGAGLFTLPDIPNGDNTYGWGPTLVATVVSFVVATPPSRGCCATSRRAPTRRS